TAAACGCCTGATGAATCTTCTGCATGCCCTGGTTGGTACGCCTCCCATGGAGATTAATATGCAGTTTGCCTTCTTCCAGTAGTTGTGTTTAACAAGCCGTTGGAACATACCGGCAGTTTCTATAACCAGTACAAACTTTGCGTTGGTTTCGAATTTCAGATCTTCTGTTGAAATGGGAATAGAGTATGCGCCTGAGCCGAATTTAGTACAGTCGATTTTGAGCTGCTTGCCGGTTTCCTGGTCCCTGTCTATTACTATCAGTTTTCCGGCGACATCCCCTCCCTTCTCTTCCGGGATAAAACCCAGTTGCTCTCTGTTAACTTCAAACATTGCTTCAACATCGTCAATTACGGTGTCTGATTCGGGCTGTTCCTCAAAACGTGCATCGTCCCAGTTCTTGGATACGTAATATGCCTCCCTTTTTGTAGCTATATCATCTTTTTCAATGAGTTCCTTGGAAAGTGACATCACTCTGAGTGTCTGGGCAAATGTTTTTACAGTATTTACTGTTAAGGTGCGGGATTTTTTCTGTCCGATAAGTTCCAGGAAACCTCTCTTTGGAGTATATTTGACATTGCTCAGTGCACGAATCGGAAAATCCATGCTGGGTTTTTGTTTCTTGTTGATTTTGTTGTGAATAGTTGAAGCAGATTCTTCTATTTTTTTCAGTGTTTTTGTCATGATCTACTCCTTTCAAGGACATCTGTCAGGTTATTAATTATTTTTAGTTCCTGTTTGTCGTTTAAATCTAATATTTCTTTTAATGCTATCCCTATATGAGGAATGTATTTTTTTATATACGATTTTTTCTTGAACTCTTCCGCCGCTCTCTTTTTCCTCTTAATAAATGTAGATAGGTGGCGCCCGCATTCCTGTAAAGCCAACTTTATCTCTTTCTCGATTTCAGGGTAATGTGCAATTGCCTCTTTGCTTTCTGATGTAAAGGGTACCCATACAGATGCGAGGTGTACCATAAGGAGTATCGGCCCGGAGGGAAGCGCGCCTGTAGATTGCGGAAGTCCATAATTTCTCCATGAAGTATTTATTGCTGATTCGGTAACAACACATGCGGATTGTTGATACAGCAAAGGAACTCTATTGGCAAATCTCAGTAGTCTTATTAAGCCTTCTTCCGGCAAATCTCCTCCGTATGCCAGTCCGACTTCAATCTGAAAAGGGTTACCTCTGTATACCGATGGAGGTCGCGTATTTGATGTGAAGAAATCTGCATTGATCTGTTTTTTGAGCCCTTTTATTATGGCATCTTCTCCAATTGGAGAGATACAGTCGGTAGGGGGGTTCATGATTTTCGTTAGCTTGATTGTCTTAAAAAGTGCGTCGGCTTCCTGGACTGCGATCCTTGAAGGTCGGGCTTTTTCGTATAAGCCGGCTTTTTCACAAATCTCATTTGCAACCCTTGTGCTCACTCTGGAGAAATCATTAGTAAGAAAGGAGCGCAGGTTTTTTGTCTTTGTATCATGCAGCATTTTTATCAATATTCCCAGTTCAACACCATAAGGATGCGGTTTTATTTCCTTCGGTTCTATCGGCAGTTCCTTTGACGCTCTTGGATATCTTATCTCTTTCTCTTCAGGATTGATGTATGTTATATCTGCATGTGGGTTGGCGATGGATGTCTGTTCAATGTATCCGTCAACAGATTGTCGGCCTTTCTGGTATCTTGCCTCCAGTTCAATAACTACTTTTGTTCCTCGTTTGACTTCGTAATCTACTACCTCCTCTTTTATAATTCGAGGTTCATTCTTATGTGTATCAACGACAAGGCTATAATGGTGTGCAGGTTTCTTTGGTGAAATTTTCGATGTTATCAGTATTGGCTTGCCGGTTGTCAGTTGGCCATACATGCCTGCCGCTGATATGCCTATACCCTGTTGTCCCCTGGACATTTTGAGAGTATGGAATTTTGAACCATAAAGTAATTTGCCGAAAATCTTTGGTATGTGTGTTTTTAAAATTCCAGGTCCATTGTCTTCAATGGTTACTATAAATCTATCTTCAGATTTCTTTATATGGCTTATTTGTACTTTTATGTCAGGGAGGATTTTTGCTTCTTCACATGCATCCAGAGAGTTGTCAATGCCTTCCTTGATCGTTGTGAGTAGGGCTTTTCTGGGGTTATCAAACCCGAGTAAGTGTCTGTTCTTTGTGAAGAATTCACTTACAGAAATTTCTCTCTGTTTTTTTGCGAGGTCTTGAGCAGTTATCCTTGGTGTATCTTTAGTAATCTGTTTTTTTCTCCTCAAAAATGTCTTCGCATTTACTGCAAAGATCCGCCCCTTTATGATCTGTATCGCTTATGGTATTTGATAAAAACATAACGCACTTACTGTTTTTGCAGTGGTAGAGTCCATATGTATGTCCAAGCTCGTGAACGGCTTCAATAATTGTTCTATATTTAAATAGTGTTGAATCATCAGGTAAGTCGTAGAACTTTTGTCTGAGCCTTGTTAAGGAAATTACAGAAACTTTCTTTTTTACATCTGCTCCGCCAAAAACAAATGTACGTTCAGGTATGTATAAATCGACATCAGCTATTCCCAATATTCTGTCATATCCTGATAGCTTTAATTTGTGTATTTTTTTCAGTATCTTTGTTGAATTATACTGTTTTTTATGTTTGTGATATGCATAAGCAGGCTCTTCCAGTTGCTTCCAAATGTCTACTTTTACATCAAACTTTTCTTCAAGTTTCATTTGTGTGTATATAAGAATTTTATTGTCTATGTGCCCTATCGGTATAATACAAAATATTTTCTTCATATCGGTATTTGCGGCGTAGTTTGTTCTTGTGAATAAGTTGATCGCTAGCAGTAGTAATAGTATAAGAGTTGTTAGAATAGTAAGATTGTAATTATTTTTTTGTCTCTTTTTCATATTTTGATAATTACACAACCACCGTGCGAAAATGAGGATTGTCCTTTTTTATATGTGGAAGAAATGAAATTGCTTGAAGGTGGGTAAAAATTATTTTATAACTTGAGTTTCTACTGGTACAGGGTGTTCCGGGTTATAAGTCCTCATCCAAATTACTGTTAAGGCCAGTGCCATGCGCTTTGATTATTTCAAGTGCCTGCGATTTCGTAAAGCCTTCTTTGCAAAGAGATGTGTAGAAGTTATGCATGAGTGTTGCCAGCGTATTTTGTAAATCCATGCACTGCGGAAGGATTTCATTTATATGTCGAAGCCCCTGTTCTGCCTCAATTTGCGCCATTAGGCGTCTTAAGTTATCGTCCATCTTATGTAACTAGCCTTACAAGTAAAAAATAAATCATCGTTAATAATATAATCAGCGTAAAATGTATTCCTATATGTCTGAATCCTTGAAAAACTAAACGCATTTGTTTTCCTCCTACAATATGTTGTAGAAATTTGACAATAATGTACAATATTTGGATTAAAAGTCAAGTTTTTTTTAATTAAATTTTTTGTAGTAAAAACATTTTTCTTGTGTTTAGTTGTTCAATCGTCAAATTATTAAAAAAAATTCTACCTATATCATGATTTTTGGCTTTCTCAGGGGTATCGGCTTTTATTGTAGTAATATTTTTATAAGAGAATTTTGTTACTAAATTGAAAAAAACGTGTTATGATGCATTAAGATTAGGCGGGAAGGAGTATATGGTCATTTGTAATCTATACTTAAAAGAAAAAGTAAAATTTTTTTTGAAATTTTTATTTTTTATTGACAATATTCTTTTTTAGTCTATACTCGTACTTTCTTGTTCATTGATAATTGACAACATAAAAGCGTTGGGTGTATAGCTTATAAGTTACTATCTTTTCTGCCGTTAGGTCGGCAGGAGAAAGTAGCGAGTAGTTAAAGAAGTAAAATGAGTACAATATTAAATTTATGAAGGGTTTGATCTTGGCTCAGAACGAACGCTGGCGGCGTGGATTAGGCATGCAAGTCGAACGAGGATATATCCTTCGGGATGTAAGCCGAGTGGCGCAAGGGTGAGTAATGCATAGATTACCTGCCTCTAGGATAAGGACAACTTTGTGAAAACGGAGCTAATACTTAATAATACAAGAGAAAATAATATTCTTTTGTCAATGGGAGGGTAGCAATATCTTTTGCCTGGAGAGGGGTTTATGTCCTATCAGCTTGTTGGTGGGGTAATGGCCTACCAAGGCTTAGACGGGTAGCCGGCCTTAGAGGGTGGTCGGCCACACTGGGACTGAGACACTGCCCAGACTTCTACGGAAGGCTGCAGTCGAGAATCTTTCGCAATGCCCGAAAGGGTGACGAAGCGACGCCGCGTGGGTGAGGAAGGCCTTCGGGTTGTAAAGCCCTGTCAGGAGTTAAGAAATATAAGTGTGCTAATACCACATTTATTTGACGAAGGCTCCAAAGGAAGCCACGGCTAACTCTGTGCCAGCAGCCGCGGTAATACAGAGGTGGCAAGCGTTGTTCGGAATTATTGGGCGTAAAGAGCACGTAGGTGGGTTTGTAAGTCAGATGTGAAAGCCTTCTGTTCAACGGGAGAATTGCATCTGAAACTGTAAATCTTGAGTGTAGGAGGGGAGAATGGAACTTCTGGTGGAGCGGTGAAATGCGTAGATATCAGAAGGAACGCCGGCGGCGAAAGCGATTCTCTGGCCTATTACTGACACTCAGTGTGCGAAAGCTAGGGGAGCAAACGGGATTAGATACCCCGGTAGTCCTAGCCGTAAACGATGGGCACTAAGTAGAGGGAATTACCGATGTTCTCTCTGCCGTAGCTAACGCATTAAGTGCCCCGCCTGGGGAGTACGGCCGCAAGGCTAAAACTCAAAAGAATTGACGGGGGCTCGCACAAGCGGTGGAGCATGTGGCTTAATTCGATGCAACGCGAAAAACCTTACCGGGGCTTGACATGGTAGAAGTAGGAACCCGAAAGGGTAACGAACGGTATCCAGTCCGTAGCTATCACAGGTGTTGCATGGCTGTCGTCAGCTCGTGTCGTGAGACGTTGGGTTAAGTCCCCTAACGAGCGAAACCCTTGTTTTTAGTTACCAGCGGGTTGTGCCGGGTACTCTAGAAAGACTGCCGTCGTCAAGACGGAGGAAGGTGGGGATGACGTCAAGTCATCATGGCCCTTATGCCCCGGGCTGCACACGTGCTACAATGGTCGGTACAAACGGAAGCGAAGCCGTAAGGTGGAGCGAATCCTAAAAAGCCGATCTCAGTTCGGATTGGAGGCTGAAATTCGCCTCCATGAAGTTGGAATCGCTAGTAATCGCGGATCAGCAGTGCCGCGGTGAATATGTTCCCGAGCCTTGTACACACCGCCCGTCAAGCCACCCAAGCAGGATGCACCCGAAAACATTATATCTAACCAGGGTAACTTGGAGGAAAATGTTGAAGGAGTGTTTTGTGAGGAGGACTAAGTCGTAACAAGGTAGTCGTAGGAGAACCTGCGGCTGGATCACCTCCTTTCT
This portion of the Candidatus Scalindua japonica genome encodes:
- a CDS encoding DNA topoisomerase IV subunit A gives rise to the protein MTKTLKKIEESASTIHNKINKKQKPSMDFPIRALSNVKYTPKRGFLELIGQKKSRTLTVNTVKTFAQTLRVMSLSKELIEKDDIATKREAYYVSKNWDDARFEEQPESDTVIDDVEAMFEVNREQLGFIPEEKGGDVAGKLIVIDRDQETGKQLKIDCTKFGSGAYSIPISTEDLKFETNAKFVLVIETAGMFQRLVKHNYWKKANCILISMGGVPTRACRRFIRRLSEGKKIPVYVFVDGDPYGISNIYRTLKVGSGNAAHINQYFCVPNARYLGITPQDIIDYKLPTHPLKEVDIKRAKDALKNDPFIKEYKEWQKAINQMLKMGVRAEQQALAKHGLNYVIEKYLPQKLKNVDSFLP
- a CDS encoding DNA topoisomerase VI subunit B; the encoded protein is MRRKKQITKDTPRITAQDLAKKQREISVSEFFTKNRHLLGFDNPRKALLTTIKEGIDNSLDACEEAKILPDIKVQISHIKKSEDRFIVTIEDNGPGILKTHIPKIFGKLLYGSKFHTLKMSRGQQGIGISAAGMYGQLTTGKPILITSKISPKKPAHHYSLVVDTHKNEPRIIKEEVVDYEVKRGTKVVIELEARYQKGRQSVDGYIEQTSIANPHADITYINPEEKEIRYPRASKELPIEPKEIKPHPYGVELGILIKMLHDTKTKNLRSFLTNDFSRVSTRVANEICEKAGLYEKARPSRIAVQEADALFKTIKLTKIMNPPTDCISPIGEDAIIKGLKKQINADFFTSNTRPPSVYRGNPFQIEVGLAYGGDLPEEGLIRLLRFANRVPLLYQQSACVVTESAINTSWRNYGLPQSTGALPSGPILLMVHLASVWVPFTSESKEAIAHYPEIEKEIKLALQECGRHLSTFIKRKKRAAEEFKKKSYIKKYIPHIGIALKEILDLNDKQELKIINNLTDVLERSRS
- a CDS encoding archaemetzincin family Zn-dependent metalloprotease; this translates as MKKIFCIIPIGHIDNKILIYTQMKLEEKFDVKVDIWKQLEEPAYAYHKHKKQYNSTKILKKIHKLKLSGYDRILGIADVDLYIPERTFVFGGADVKKKVSVISLTRLRQKFYDLPDDSTLFKYRTIIEAVHELGHTYGLYHCKNSKCVMFLSNTISDTDHKGADLCSKCEDIFEEKKTDY